The following proteins are co-located in the Hevea brasiliensis isolate MT/VB/25A 57/8 chromosome 11, ASM3005281v1, whole genome shotgun sequence genome:
- the LOC110673919 gene encoding protein POLYCHOME: MPESRDRLSRAIDIAALFARRRSGIVGFYEDQQDLERAFFGSPSGPPMVANRTRAVGMSPIGRGRGGSGTPRGQTGRGRNIYRTQAIGRENTPIGSVRRGNGSGRGRASNSVLPSWYPRTPLRDITAIVRAIERRREILGVGRAQEIESSVPRSYGVLDSSEESPDAHLERSNTIMSPIPSLELKPCPPTVGKIPRILLDITNQSSEDSLLTPQKKLLNSIDTVEKEVIEELQKLKRSASAKKAERDKKVRTLMSMR; the protein is encoded by the exons ATGCCGGAATCCAGAGACAGATTGTCGAGGGCCATTGACATAGCTGCCTTATTCGCTCGTAGAAGGTCAGGGATTGTTGGGTTTTATGAAGACCAGCAAGACCTTGAAAGGGCCTTCTTTGGATCTCCGAGTGGTCCACCAATGGTAGCTAATCGAACAAGGGCCGTAGGCATGAGTCCTATTGGCCGTGGAAGGGGCGGTTCGGGCACTCCAAGAGGCCAGACTGGGCGTGGCAGGAATATTTACAGAACGCAGGCTATAGGTAGAGAGAATACGCCAATTGGGAGTGTGAGGCGGGGAAATGGAAGTGGAAGAGGTCGTGCCTCGAACAGTGTCTTACCTTCTTGGTACCCGAGAACCCCTCTTCGAGATATCACTGCTATTGTCAGG GCAATTGAAAGGAGAAGGGAAATTTTGGGAGTAGGCAGGGCCCAAGAAATTGAGAGCTCAGTGCCCCGCTCTTATGGTGTTCTTGACTCTTCTGAAGAATCGCCAGATGCTCATCTCGAACGCAGTAACACTATCATGTCTCCAATACCAAGTCTTGAACTGAAGCCCTGTCCTCCTACGGTGGGCAAAATTCCAAGAATTCTGCTTGATATTACAAATCAATCCTCCGAAGATTCTTTGCTTACACCTCAAAAGAAGCTCCTGAACTCAATTGACACAGTCGAGAAAGAAGTGATTGAGGAACTTCAGAAACTGAAGAGGTCTGCTAGTGCTAAGAAGGCAGAGAGAGACAAAAAGGTTCGTACTCTTATGTCAATGAGGTAA
- the LOC110673918 gene encoding 3-hydroxyisobutyryl-CoA hydrolase-like protein 2, mitochondrial isoform X1 encodes MQRLTELINLRYSFNSSAGFLSTQRGFSAFPDYAQNDNLQDQVLVEGRAKSRAAILNRPYSLNALTGPMVARLKRLYESWEENPDIGFVFMKGSGRAFCSGGDMIWLSELVNAGRVEECKSFFQTLYKFAYLQGTYLKPHVAILDGITMGCGAGISLPGMFSVVTDKTIFAQPETQMGFHPDAGASYYLSHLPGYMGEYLALTGDKLNGVEMIACGLTTHYSLNARLALIEERLGRLITDDRTVIETSLAQYGDLVYPDKTSVLHKIETIDKCFSHDTVEEIIDALVSIVFYANAFYFFFPLKLVPYYNQFNYRFSQENEASSSYENWCKEALRKMKEASPLSLKVALRSIREGRFQSLDQCLAHEYRVSLTGISKTVSTDLFEGIRARLLDKDFAPKWNPPSLGEVSEDMVDCHFSPLGELEPELELPTAIREPYI; translated from the exons ATGCAGAGATTGacagaattaataaacttaagGTATTCATTCAACTCCAGTGCTGGGTTTCTCTCTACACAGAGAGGCTTTTCTGCTTTCCCAGACTACGCCCAAAATGATAATCTCCAGGACCAG GTTTTGGTTGAAGGAAGAGCGAAATCAAGAGCAGCCATTCTCAACAGACCATATTCTCTCAACGCTCTTACTGGTCCCATG GTGGCTCGGCTCAAGAGACTGTATGAATCATGGGAAGAAAACCCAGATATTGGATTTGTCTTCATGAAG GGTAGTGGCAGGGCTTTCTGTTCAGGTGGAGATATGATTTGGCTCAGTGAACTAGTTAATGCAG GGAGAGTTGAAGAGTGCAAAAGCTTTTTTCAGACATTATATAAGTTTGCCTACCTACAAGGAACATATTTGAAGCCACAT GTGGCTATCTTGGATGGCATCACAATGGGATGTGGGGCTGGAATTTCACTTCCAGGAATGTTTTCTGTTGTAACTGATAAAACT ATCTTTGCTCAACCTGAGACTCAAATGGGTTTCCATCCTGATGCAGGCGCTTCTTATTATCTTTCTCACCTACCTGGTTACATGG GGGAATACTTAGCCCTAACAGGAGATAAGCTTAATGGTGTGGAAATGATTGCTTGTGGCCTCACTACCCACTACTCATTAAATGCG AGACTTGCTTTAATTGAGGAACGCCTTGGTAGATTAATCACAGATGATCGTACTGTAATAGAGACTTCTCTTGCGCAGTATGGTGATCTTGTCTATCCAGATAAGACGAGCGTCCTTCATAA GATTGAGACAATTGATAAATGTTTTAGTCATGATACAGTAGAGGAAATTATTGATGCACTGGTAAGTATTGTATTCTATGCTAAtgctttctattttttttttcctctgaagttggtTCCTTATTATAATCAGTTTAATTATCGATTTTCTCAGGAAAATGAGGCATCTAGTTCTTATGAGAACTGGTGTAAAGAAGCACTCAGAAAAATGAAAGAAGCCTCCCCGCTAAGCTTAAAAGTTGCCTTGCGATCC ATACGAGAAGGTAGATTTCAATCGCTGGATCAATGTTTAGCTCATGAATATCGAGTATCCCTCACTGGAATCTCCAAAACAGTCTCTACTGACTTGTTTGAG GGTATTCGGGCGCGATTATTGGATAAGGATTTTGCTCCAAAG TGGAACCCTCCAAGTTTAGGTGAAGTAAGTGAAGACATGGTAGATTGCCATTTCTCCCCTCTTGGTGAGCTTGAACCGGAGCTGGAGCTGCCCACAGCAATACGAGAACCTTATATCTGA
- the LOC110673918 gene encoding 3-hydroxyisobutyryl-CoA hydrolase-like protein 2, mitochondrial isoform X2, with product MQRLTELINLRYSFNSSAGFLSTQRGFSAFPDYAQNDNLQDQVLVEGRAKSRAAILNRPYSLNALTGPMVARLKRLYESWEENPDIGFVFMKGSGRAFCSGGDMIWLSELVNAGRVEECKSFFQTLYKFAYLQGTYLKPHVAILDGITMGCGAGISLPGMFSVVTDKTIFAQPETQMGFHPDAGASYYLSHLPGYMGEYLALTGDKLNGVEMIACGLTTHYSLNARLALIEERLGRLITDDRTVIETSLAQYGDLVYPDKTSVLHKIETIDKCFSHDTVEEIIDALENEASSSYENWCKEALRKMKEASPLSLKVALRSIREGRFQSLDQCLAHEYRVSLTGISKTVSTDLFEGIRARLLDKDFAPKWNPPSLGEVSEDMVDCHFSPLGELEPELELPTAIREPYI from the exons ATGCAGAGATTGacagaattaataaacttaagGTATTCATTCAACTCCAGTGCTGGGTTTCTCTCTACACAGAGAGGCTTTTCTGCTTTCCCAGACTACGCCCAAAATGATAATCTCCAGGACCAG GTTTTGGTTGAAGGAAGAGCGAAATCAAGAGCAGCCATTCTCAACAGACCATATTCTCTCAACGCTCTTACTGGTCCCATG GTGGCTCGGCTCAAGAGACTGTATGAATCATGGGAAGAAAACCCAGATATTGGATTTGTCTTCATGAAG GGTAGTGGCAGGGCTTTCTGTTCAGGTGGAGATATGATTTGGCTCAGTGAACTAGTTAATGCAG GGAGAGTTGAAGAGTGCAAAAGCTTTTTTCAGACATTATATAAGTTTGCCTACCTACAAGGAACATATTTGAAGCCACAT GTGGCTATCTTGGATGGCATCACAATGGGATGTGGGGCTGGAATTTCACTTCCAGGAATGTTTTCTGTTGTAACTGATAAAACT ATCTTTGCTCAACCTGAGACTCAAATGGGTTTCCATCCTGATGCAGGCGCTTCTTATTATCTTTCTCACCTACCTGGTTACATGG GGGAATACTTAGCCCTAACAGGAGATAAGCTTAATGGTGTGGAAATGATTGCTTGTGGCCTCACTACCCACTACTCATTAAATGCG AGACTTGCTTTAATTGAGGAACGCCTTGGTAGATTAATCACAGATGATCGTACTGTAATAGAGACTTCTCTTGCGCAGTATGGTGATCTTGTCTATCCAGATAAGACGAGCGTCCTTCATAA GATTGAGACAATTGATAAATGTTTTAGTCATGATACAGTAGAGGAAATTATTGATGCACTG GAAAATGAGGCATCTAGTTCTTATGAGAACTGGTGTAAAGAAGCACTCAGAAAAATGAAAGAAGCCTCCCCGCTAAGCTTAAAAGTTGCCTTGCGATCC ATACGAGAAGGTAGATTTCAATCGCTGGATCAATGTTTAGCTCATGAATATCGAGTATCCCTCACTGGAATCTCCAAAACAGTCTCTACTGACTTGTTTGAG GGTATTCGGGCGCGATTATTGGATAAGGATTTTGCTCCAAAG TGGAACCCTCCAAGTTTAGGTGAAGTAAGTGAAGACATGGTAGATTGCCATTTCTCCCCTCTTGGTGAGCTTGAACCGGAGCTGGAGCTGCCCACAGCAATACGAGAACCTTATATCTGA